The nucleotide sequence GTAGGGGCTTTTGATCTCCGCTTGTAATGCTAACACGTCCGGATTAGCTGTTTTTTTATATAAGTAGATCCTTTCGGCTTCCACCAATACCAAAAAATGTTCGATCGCTCTTTCTATCGTAAAACTTTCATGGGTCGTATTCAGTAAGATCTGAGAAGCCGCCGTAAGGCCCATTTCGGATCTTAGTCTTTTGGCCGCGAATTCCTCTCGGATGATTTTTTCACTGCTATCTCGCTGAATAGATAATAAATTTGTAATATTACCGTTCTGATCTTTTACGGGAGAAACTTTCCATTCGGAATAATATTTAGTGCCGTCCTTTTTGTAGTTAATTGTAGAGGAAGAATAGGAATCTCCCCGCAATAAGCAATCTTTAAGATTTTGTAATATTCTTTTGTCCGTTTCTTTACCGAACAAAATTTTTGGAGATCTGCCAATCAGCTCTTCCGGGTTATATCCGGTTAATTCACAGAATGCGGGATTTGCAAAAACGATAGAAGGTCCGTTCTCATTTAGAACGGCGTCTGTAACAAGAATTGCGTCGGAAGTTTGGGAAACAATAATTTGAAATAGTTCGGTTTCTATATCGAACTGCAGCTCTTCCCCAACCATATAGGCCAGAAAATTTACGCGAAAATAAACTTAATTCAACCATTTTAGGAGAAAATTCCACAAAAATGACTTACTCTGAAGTAAATCGTTCATTTTTGCGAGATCCGAGACATAACTTAAATGTCGAAGTGACTACATGAGGAGATTTGCAGGCAATTTAAAGCTCATGGAGTCCTCCCTCGAACCGGGGAAAAGATCCAGAACAGCTTCCGGATAGAATTGTATGAGCTTGGAAATGATCTCATCCACTAAGATCTGGGGAGTAGAAGCTCCCGCTGTGATCCCCAGGATCTTGATCCCGGAGTCGGCTATATAATCCTTATTTAATTCTTCTAAAGAACTGACCTTGAAAGAGGAAGGTTTGGATTTTTTGGCCAATTGTAGGAGCCTAAGTGAGTTGGAACTATTATCGGCCCCGATCACCATCATTGCGTCTATCGTTTCCATCATAGAAGAAACAGCTTCTTGCCTTTCCGTAGTAGCGTAACAGATATCGTCTTTCGCTGGATGCTCAACACTTGGGAATAATTCCGCAATCTTTTCCACTACCAATTTTGTATCCGCTACGGACAAAGTAGTCTGCATCAGATACGTAATCGGTTTGCTTGTGTCCAATTTTCCGACTAGTTTTTGGACATCTTCCGGGGATTCCACTAAGAACATCCTGGCTTCTCCCATAGTTCCTATTGCTTCGTCATGACCCTGGTGGCCTATATAAATGATCTGGTGAGAATCCTTATATCTACGTGCTTTTCTGTGAACTCTAGTCACCAGGGGGCAGGTAGCGTCCCCAATCTTCATTCCCCTACGCTTCGCTTCTTCTACCACTTCGGGAGAAACTCCATGAGCGGAGAAAACCACTGTGGAGCCGTCCGGTGCTTCCCCCAGTTCGTTAATAAATTTGATCCCTCTTTTTTTCATATCTTCCACGACTCTTCGGTTATGGACGATCTCTTTGCGGACATAGATCTGTTCCTTGGAATTGGATTGGACCTGTTCCACATAAGAAATTGCGTATTTAACTCCGGCACAGAAACCGCGGGGATTCGCGAGATAGATTTTTTCGAGCATCTACTTTCAGGCTGTTGCCTGGTCCCGTCGGAGGCAAGCATTTTCGTGCCGGAATCCGCACCAGAGATCCAAAAGGCGACATATACACTTACAAAAGGAAGGTATCTTTTATCCAACTTTGGCAGAAAAAAGTATCTCTTCCAATTCCCAAATCTTCCCGATTTTCAAGGGGAAGAGGTCAAGGAAGACCTCTAGGAAAATCAAATTCTCTTTTCGGAGAGATTCGGATTCAAGGAGGAACCGAATGATTATTAACCACAATATCAGTGCCATCTTCGCTCATAGAACTTTGAAGTTCAATAGCGAAAGCATGAACAAAGACATCGAAAAGTTGTCTTCCGGTATGAGAATCAACCGTGCAGGTGATGATGCATCCGGTTTGGCTGTGTCTGAAAAAATGAGAACACAGGTCGGAGGTTTACGCAGGGCGGAACAAAACACTGAAGACGGTATGTCTTTGATTCAAACAGCGGAAGGGTATCTGCAAGAAACCCATGAAGTTGTTCAAAGGATCCGCGTGCTTGCAGTACAAGCAGCGAACGGTATCTACACCGAAGAAGACCGTCAACAAATACAAGTAGAGGTATCTCAGTTGGTCGACGAGATCGACAGGATTGCTTCTCAGGCCGAGTTCAACAAAATGAAACTCCTTACGGGAGCTTTCGCTCGTTTGAACCCGACCGCAAGTATGTGGTTCCACATGGGTGCTAACATGCACCAAAGAGAAAGAGTGTATATCGAAACGATGAACACTGCGGCTCTGGGATTAAGAAACCCGACCGTTCTGACTTTCATCTCTCTTTCTACGGCGGGAAAAGCGAACTCCGTAATCGGTCTTGCTGAC is from Leptospira sp. WS58.C1 and encodes:
- the ispH gene encoding 4-hydroxy-3-methylbut-2-enyl diphosphate reductase, producing MLEKIYLANPRGFCAGVKYAISYVEQVQSNSKEQIYVRKEIVHNRRVVEDMKKRGIKFINELGEAPDGSTVVFSAHGVSPEVVEEAKRRGMKIGDATCPLVTRVHRKARRYKDSHQIIYIGHQGHDEAIGTMGEARMFLVESPEDVQKLVGKLDTSKPITYLMQTTLSVADTKLVVEKIAELFPSVEHPAKDDICYATTERQEAVSSMMETIDAMMVIGADNSSNSLRLLQLAKKSKPSSFKVSSLEELNKDYIADSGIKILGITAGASTPQILVDEIISKLIQFYPEAVLDLFPGSREDSMSFKLPANLLM
- a CDS encoding flagellin, encoding MIINHNISAIFAHRTLKFNSESMNKDIEKLSSGMRINRAGDDASGLAVSEKMRTQVGGLRRAEQNTEDGMSLIQTAEGYLQETHEVVQRIRVLAVQAANGIYTEEDRQQIQVEVSQLVDEIDRIASQAEFNKMKLLTGAFARLNPTASMWFHMGANMHQRERVYIETMNTAALGLRNPTVLTFISLSTAGKANSVIGLADDALRLISKQRADLGAYYNRLEHAAKGLMNAYENIQAAESRIRDTDMAEQMTSFTRYQILTQAATAMLAQANMKPQTVLQLLK